Proteins encoded within one genomic window of Polaribacter sp. NJDZ03:
- the rpsT gene encoding 30S ribosomal protein S20 — protein sequence MANHKSALKRIRSNEAKRLRNKYQHKTTRNAVRDLRIVEDKKDAEEKLVKVISMLDKLAKTNIIHKNKAANLKSKLTKHVAAL from the coding sequence ATGGCAAATCACAAGTCAGCATTAAAGAGAATTAGAAGTAACGAAGCTAAAAGGTTACGTAATAAATATCAGCATAAAACTACACGTAATGCTGTTAGAGATTTACGTATTGTAGAAGATAAGAAAGATGCAGAAGAAAAATTAGTAAAAGTTATTTCTATGTTAGATAAATTAGCTAAAACTAATATTATCCATAAAAATAAAGCGGCTAATTTAAAATCTAAATTAACAAAGCACGTAGCTGCATTGTAA
- the ubiE gene encoding bifunctional demethylmenaquinone methyltransferase/2-methoxy-6-polyprenyl-1,4-benzoquinol methylase UbiE: MSAEKINPYKDSKLGKKEQVAQMFDNISENYDGLNRVISLGIDVKWRKKVVNIVGKNNPKQILDIATGTGDLAIMMAALNPDRIVGLDISEGMLEVGNQKIAKANLSDKIEMIVGDSEEMPFADNTFDAITVSFGVRNFANLNKGIKEIARVLKPTGVLVILETSNPTKFPFKQGYKLYTNLFLPVVGKLFSKDKVAYSYLSESANSFPFGEAFNNILQKNGFRHTEDTPVTFGVATIYTASK; the protein is encoded by the coding sequence ATGTCAGCAGAAAAAATAAACCCTTACAAAGATTCTAAATTAGGCAAAAAAGAGCAAGTTGCTCAAATGTTTGATAATATTTCTGAAAATTACGATGGCTTAAACAGAGTAATTTCTTTAGGAATTGATGTTAAATGGCGTAAAAAAGTTGTGAATATTGTTGGCAAAAACAACCCGAAACAAATTTTAGACATTGCTACAGGCACTGGAGATTTAGCTATTATGATGGCTGCTTTAAACCCAGATAGAATTGTAGGTTTAGATATTTCTGAAGGAATGCTGGAAGTAGGAAATCAAAAAATTGCAAAAGCAAATCTTTCTGATAAAATAGAAATGATTGTTGGCGATTCTGAAGAAATGCCTTTTGCAGACAATACTTTTGATGCAATTACAGTTTCTTTTGGTGTTCGAAATTTCGCTAATTTAAATAAAGGTATTAAAGAAATAGCTAGAGTATTAAAACCAACCGGTGTTTTGGTTATTTTAGAAACTTCTAATCCAACAAAATTCCCTTTTAAGCAAGGTTATAAATTATATACTAACTTATTTTTACCTGTTGTCGGTAAATTATTCTCTAAAGATAAAGTTGCCTACTCTTATTTATCAGAATCTGCAAATTCTTTTCCTTTTGGAGAAGCGTTCAACAATATTTTACAAAAAAATGGGTTTAGACATACAGAAGATACACCAGTAACTTTTGGAGTTGCTACAATTTATACTGCAAGTAAATAA
- the proS gene encoding proline--tRNA ligase, with the protein MSKHLTKRADDYSKWYNELVVKADLAENSAVRGCMVIKPYGYAIWEKMQAELDRMFKETGHENAYFPLLVPKSLFEAEEKNAEGFAKECAVVTHYRLQNDPDNPGKLRVDPDAKLEEELVVRPTSEAIIWNTYKGWIESYRDLPLLINQWANVVRWEMRTRLFLRTAEFLWQEGHTAHATEAEAITESKQMQDVYAEFAENFMAMPVVKGVKSDSERFAGAVDTYTIEALMQDGKALQAGTSHFLGQNFAKAFDVKFTSKEGKQEHVWATSWGVSTRLIGGLIMTHSDDLGLVLPPKLAPIQVVIVPIYKGDDQLEAISEKMNVIVKELRLKGISVKFDTRDTYRPGAKFAEYELKGVPVRIAVGNRDLENGTLEIARRDTLEKQIVAQDDAVSFIENLLEEIQENLFNKAIDFRKEHTTVVDDFKEFKSAIKNTGGFVSAHWDGTEETEDRIKEYTKATIRCIPNDAKEEVGVCVLTGKPSSRRVLFAKAY; encoded by the coding sequence ATGAGTAAACATTTAACAAAAAGAGCCGACGATTATTCTAAGTGGTATAACGAGTTAGTAGTGAAAGCAGATTTAGCTGAAAACTCTGCCGTTAGAGGTTGTATGGTTATTAAACCTTATGGTTATGCCATCTGGGAGAAAATGCAAGCAGAACTAGATAGAATGTTTAAAGAAACTGGGCATGAGAATGCTTATTTTCCGCTACTTGTACCTAAAAGTCTATTTGAAGCAGAAGAGAAAAATGCAGAAGGCTTTGCTAAAGAATGTGCGGTTGTAACACATTATCGTTTACAAAACGACCCAGATAACCCTGGTAAATTAAGAGTAGATCCAGATGCTAAATTAGAAGAAGAATTAGTGGTTAGACCAACTTCTGAAGCAATTATATGGAATACCTATAAAGGTTGGATTGAATCTTATAGAGATTTACCATTATTAATAAATCAATGGGCAAATGTGGTTCGTTGGGAAATGCGTACACGTTTGTTTTTACGAACTGCAGAATTTTTATGGCAAGAAGGGCATACTGCTCATGCAACAGAAGCAGAAGCTATAACAGAATCTAAGCAGATGCAAGATGTTTATGCAGAGTTTGCAGAAAATTTTATGGCTATGCCAGTGGTAAAAGGTGTAAAGTCGGATAGCGAACGTTTTGCAGGAGCAGTAGATACGTATACTATAGAAGCTTTAATGCAAGACGGAAAAGCTTTACAAGCAGGAACAAGTCATTTTTTAGGCCAGAATTTTGCAAAAGCATTTGATGTAAAGTTTACTTCTAAAGAAGGAAAACAAGAACATGTTTGGGCTACTTCTTGGGGAGTTTCTACACGTTTAATTGGTGGGTTAATTATGACTCATTCAGATGATTTAGGTTTGGTTTTACCTCCTAAATTAGCACCGATACAAGTTGTAATTGTTCCAATTTATAAAGGAGATGATCAATTAGAGGCTATTTCTGAAAAAATGAATGTAATTGTAAAAGAATTACGTTTAAAAGGAATTTCTGTAAAGTTTGATACCCGAGATACTTATAGACCAGGAGCTAAGTTTGCCGAATACGAATTAAAAGGAGTACCAGTAAGAATTGCCGTAGGAAATAGAGATTTAGAAAACGGTACTTTAGAGATTGCTAGAAGAGATACTTTAGAAAAACAAATTGTAGCACAAGATGATGCTGTTTCTTTTATAGAGAACCTTTTAGAAGAAATTCAAGAAAACTTATTTAACAAGGCAATAGATTTTAGAAAAGAACATACAACGGTTGTAGATGACTTTAAAGAATTTAAGAGTGCAATAAAAAATACAGGTGGTTTTGTTTCTGCTCATTGGGATGGTACAGAAGAAACAGAAGATAGAATAAAAGAATACACAAAGGCTACTATTAGGTGTATACCTAATGATGCTAAAGAAGAGGTAGGTGTCTGTGTTTTAACAGGAAAACCTTCTTCTAGGAGGGTTCTTTTTGCAAAAGCATATTAG
- a CDS encoding OmpP1/FadL family transporter — MKKIITIAFLFAASVTSYSQSLRYQDLGVLFSKNDDNGSARFTSMSGAFGALGGDVSAMSINPAGISVFTNSFFTGTINSRNTDISAKFGDANFNDRRKTTTDNKYFNLSHAGAVLVFDSAYRSDWNKFAIGFNYRITNDFENSFSAQGNEAVTRFDTNPRDLSNKYNFTDGQQFNTNYNGETTELNIAFSSVHKNKLYVGLGLNFYDLNFTQKSILTEFNSDKVANILDVELYQENLTSGTGFSANAGFIYKASESFRFGLAYQTPTWYTEILQDTNYNQDSDIDIGETAFFPDEVYSFSENNPRQFISYKLKTPSKVTASAAFIFGKDGLISLDYINRNYKNIKLSNGEFIKENDFFENDLRNTHSFNLGTEWRIDRISVRGGYKFEQDPSKSSIASDNLKGYSLGAGYNFGNMKLDFSFSNNNRTGVYNLYSNLNTEPSVNPSELKIDNKTITASISFNL; from the coding sequence ATGAAAAAAATTATAACGATAGCTTTTTTATTCGCAGCATCAGTTACGTCTTATTCTCAATCTTTAAGATACCAAGATTTAGGTGTCTTATTTTCTAAAAATGATGATAATGGTTCTGCTCGTTTTACATCTATGAGTGGTGCTTTTGGCGCACTAGGTGGAGATGTTTCTGCAATGAGTATTAACCCAGCAGGTATTTCTGTATTTACAAATAGCTTTTTTACAGGAACTATAAACTCTAGAAACACAGATATTTCTGCAAAATTTGGAGACGCTAACTTTAACGATAGAAGAAAGACGACAACTGATAATAAATATTTCAACCTTTCTCACGCCGGTGCTGTATTAGTTTTTGACAGTGCTTACAGATCTGACTGGAATAAGTTTGCAATTGGTTTTAACTATAGAATTACGAACGATTTTGAAAACAGTTTTTCTGCACAAGGAAATGAAGCCGTTACTAGATTTGACACAAACCCTCGTGATCTAAGTAACAAATACAATTTCACAGATGGTCAGCAATTCAATACAAATTACAACGGAGAAACAACAGAGTTAAACATCGCTTTTTCATCAGTTCATAAAAATAAATTATATGTAGGTTTAGGTCTTAATTTTTATGATTTAAATTTCACTCAAAAATCTATTTTAACTGAATTTAATAGTGATAAAGTCGCTAATATTTTAGACGTAGAATTATATCAAGAAAACCTTACGTCAGGAACCGGCTTCTCTGCAAACGCAGGTTTTATTTACAAAGCTAGTGAAAGTTTTAGATTTGGTTTAGCTTACCAAACACCAACTTGGTATACAGAAATCTTACAAGACACAAATTACAACCAAGATAGTGATATTGATATTGGAGAAACAGCTTTTTTCCCGGATGAAGTTTACTCCTTTTCAGAAAACAATCCCCGTCAATTTATATCTTATAAATTAAAAACACCTAGTAAAGTTACTGCAAGTGCGGCTTTTATTTTTGGGAAGGATGGTTTAATCAGTTTAGATTACATCAACAGAAATTATAAAAACATAAAATTATCTAACGGTGAATTTATAAAAGAAAATGATTTTTTTGAAAACGACTTAAGAAACACACATTCTTTTAATTTAGGTACAGAATGGCGCATAGATAGAATAAGTGTAAGAGGTGGTTATAAATTTGAGCAAGATCCTAGCAAATCATCTATAGCCTCAGATAATTTAAAAGGATATTCTTTAGGTGCAGGTTACAACTTTGGGAATATGAAACTAGACTTTTCTTTTAGTAACAATAATAGAACCGGTGTGTATAACTTATACTCAAACCTTAATACAGAACCAAGCGTAAACCCATCAGAATTAAAAATAGACAATAAAACAATTACGGCATCAATTAGCTTTAATTTGTAA
- the rpsT gene encoding 30S ribosomal protein S20 — translation MANHQSALKRIRSNEAKRLRNKYQHKTTRNAVRDLRAAEDKTDAETKLGKVISMLDKLAKNNIIHKNKAANLKSKLTKQVAAL, via the coding sequence ATGGCAAATCATCAGTCAGCATTAAAGAGAATTAGAAGTAACGAAGCTAAAAGGTTACGTAATAAATATCAGCATAAAACTACACGTAATGCTGTTAGAGATTTACGTGCTGCAGAAGATAAAACAGATGCAGAAACAAAATTAGGTAAAGTTATTTCTATGTTAGATAAGTTAGCTAAGAATAACATTATCCACAAAAATAAAGCAGCTAATTTAAAATCTAAATTAACAAAGCAGGTTGCTGCATTGTAA
- a CDS encoding NifU family protein, which produces MQDVKITVQETTNNTIIKFNTNQILINGGSYEYNNIDEAKNSPLAQELFYLPFVKKIFITANFIAVQRYDILEWIDVQEEVKEQIEAYLNDNGVVVNESPTSKKEAIEVYAEATPNPSVMKFGSSKSLTQTDVEYKNIDEASKSSPLAQAIFNFPFVKEVFISDNYVSVTKYDMVEWNDVYAEVRTFIREYLVSGKTIIKELPTEEKLASESKVAEPQVALEGISAQISDILDEYIKPAVASDGGNIAFRSYDEENKIVRVVLQGACSGCPSSTATLKNGIESLLKEMLPNQINEVVAING; this is translated from the coding sequence ATGCAAGACGTAAAAATAACAGTTCAAGAAACTACAAACAATACCATTATAAAATTTAATACCAATCAAATTTTAATCAATGGAGGAAGTTATGAATATAATAATATAGATGAAGCTAAAAACTCACCTTTAGCACAAGAATTATTCTACTTACCTTTTGTAAAAAAGATTTTTATTACCGCAAACTTTATTGCTGTACAACGTTATGACATTTTAGAATGGATAGATGTACAAGAAGAAGTTAAAGAACAAATTGAAGCTTATTTAAATGACAATGGCGTTGTTGTAAACGAATCTCCAACTTCTAAAAAAGAAGCTATAGAGGTTTATGCAGAAGCAACTCCAAACCCATCTGTAATGAAATTTGGAAGCAGCAAATCTTTAACACAAACAGATGTTGAATATAAAAATATAGATGAAGCTAGCAAATCATCTCCTTTAGCACAAGCAATTTTTAATTTCCCTTTTGTAAAGGAAGTATTTATTTCTGACAATTATGTTTCAGTTACCAAATACGATATGGTAGAATGGAATGATGTGTATGCAGAAGTAAGAACTTTTATTCGTGAATATTTAGTTTCTGGAAAAACGATTATTAAAGAATTACCTACAGAAGAAAAATTAGCTTCAGAAAGTAAAGTTGCTGAACCACAAGTAGCATTAGAAGGAATTTCTGCACAAATTTCAGATATTTTAGATGAATACATTAAGCCTGCAGTTGCAAGTGATGGTGGTAATATCGCTTTTCGTTCTTATGATGAAGAAAACAAAATAGTACGTGTAGTTTTACAAGGTGCCTGTAGTGGTTGCCCATCTTCTACCGCTACTTTAAAAAACGGAATAGAAAGCTTACTAAAAGAAATGTTACCAAATCAGATTAACGAAGTAGTAGCAATTAACGGATAA
- the fbaA gene encoding class II fructose-bisphosphate aldolase — MSHNIKPGVATGSEVQAIFKYAKEKGFALPAVNVIGSNTINGVLETARDLNAPVIIQFSNGGAQFNAGKGLSNEGEKAAIAGGIAGAKHVHELAVAYGVPVILHTDHCAKKLLPWIDGLLDASEKHFEETGKPLYSSHMIDLSEEPLEENIEICKTYLARMSKMGMTLEIELGITGGEEDGVDNSDVDESKLYTQPEEVAYAYEELSKVSDKFTIAAAFGNVHGVYKPGNVKLTPKILKNSQEFITKKYGVEENHIDFVFHGGSGSTLEEIREAIGYGVIKMNIDTDMQYAFMSGIRDYMGEKADYLKSQIGSPDGPESPNKKYYDPRKWLREGEATFIARLKQAFSDLNNVDTL; from the coding sequence ATGAGTCATAATATAAAGCCAGGTGTTGCAACTGGATCAGAAGTTCAAGCTATTTTTAAATACGCAAAAGAAAAAGGATTTGCTTTACCAGCAGTAAATGTTATTGGATCTAATACAATTAACGGTGTTTTAGAAACAGCAAGAGACTTAAATGCTCCGGTAATTATTCAGTTTTCTAACGGTGGTGCACAATTTAACGCAGGAAAAGGTTTATCTAACGAAGGTGAAAAAGCTGCCATTGCTGGTGGTATTGCTGGTGCAAAACATGTACATGAATTAGCGGTTGCTTATGGAGTTCCTGTTATTTTACATACAGACCACTGTGCTAAAAAATTATTACCTTGGATAGACGGATTATTAGATGCTTCAGAAAAACATTTCGAAGAAACTGGTAAACCTCTTTATAGCTCTCACATGATCGATTTATCTGAAGAGCCTTTAGAAGAAAACATTGAGATTTGTAAAACATATTTAGCTCGTATGAGTAAAATGGGTATGACTTTAGAAATTGAATTAGGTATTACAGGTGGTGAAGAAGACGGTGTTGACAACAGTGATGTTGATGAGTCTAAATTATACACACAACCAGAAGAAGTTGCTTATGCTTATGAAGAGCTTTCTAAAGTAAGTGATAAATTTACAATTGCTGCAGCTTTTGGTAACGTTCATGGTGTTTATAAACCAGGAAACGTAAAATTAACTCCAAAAATCTTAAAAAATTCTCAAGAATTTATTACTAAGAAATATGGTGTTGAAGAAAATCATATCGATTTTGTATTTCACGGAGGATCTGGTTCTACATTAGAAGAAATTAGAGAAGCTATTGGTTACGGTGTTATTAAAATGAACATTGATACAGATATGCAATATGCTTTTATGAGCGGAATTAGAGATTATATGGGAGAAAAAGCAGATTATTTAAAATCTCAAATTGGAAGCCCTGATGGTCCTGAATCTCCAAACAAAAAATATTACGATCCAAGAAAATGGTTACGTGAAGGTGAAGCTACTTTTATTGCACGTTTAAAACAAGCATTCTCGGACTTAAACAATGTAGATACTTTATAA
- a CDS encoding RNA methyltransferase, with the protein MSISKNQFKLITSLSQKKYRQKHKLFIAEGIKVVQEILNSSFELEMLFCTDDFSSDVSEEKTVRVSEADLKKISNLKTPNKALGIFKIPDEKLNLDKGLTVALDAINDPGNLGTIIRLCDWFGVEELICSKDTVDCYNQKVVQASMGSLTRISIRYVDLAKYLAETKKPTFIADMDGENVYKTNLPKQGVLIMGNEANGVSNEIKNLITHKISIPRFGDTQETESLNVATATAILLSEFKRSY; encoded by the coding sequence ATGAGTATCTCAAAAAATCAATTTAAATTAATAACAAGTTTATCTCAAAAAAAGTATAGACAAAAGCATAAATTATTTATAGCGGAAGGTATAAAAGTTGTGCAAGAAATCTTAAACTCTTCATTTGAGCTAGAAATGCTTTTTTGTACGGATGATTTTTCTTCGGATGTTTCAGAAGAAAAAACAGTTCGTGTTTCTGAAGCTGACTTAAAGAAAATAAGTAACTTAAAAACGCCAAATAAGGCTTTAGGTATTTTTAAAATCCCTGATGAAAAACTTAATTTAGATAAGGGATTAACAGTAGCTTTAGACGCTATAAATGATCCAGGAAACTTAGGTACTATTATTCGCTTATGTGATTGGTTTGGAGTAGAAGAGTTAATTTGTTCTAAAGACACGGTAGATTGTTACAACCAAAAAGTGGTGCAAGCAAGTATGGGGTCTTTAACTAGAATATCTATTCGTTATGTAGATTTAGCTAAATATTTAGCTGAAACTAAAAAACCAACTTTTATAGCAGATATGGATGGCGAAAATGTGTACAAAACAAATTTGCCTAAACAAGGGGTTTTAATAATGGGAAATGAAGCAAATGGTGTTTCTAATGAAATTAAAAATTTAATTACCCATAAAATTTCTATTCCAAGATTTGGAGATACTCAAGAAACAGAAAGTTTAAATGTTGCCACTGCAACAGCTATTTTGTTGAGTGAATTTAAAAGAAGTTACTAA
- a CDS encoding porin family protein: MSKKFIIFGFFLLISIAFFAQREKVEYLPTFDQRKIHYGFYLGLNQNDFKYSLNNGTETTLDIKSTMGFNVGLIADLRLHKNVNLRLEPGLMTNTKEITYINKTDPTYSFPNGDTREVNSTYLHIPLIFKFSTDRYKNIRPYVLGGVSYDYNFSSNEQGNDNSGGQFRTKTSNYMYEVGVGIDIYLYYFKFSPSIRGVFALPSELKEDNAGSFGGTSPYTSPINYLATRGLFLTLSFE, from the coding sequence ATGAGTAAGAAATTTATAATATTCGGTTTTTTCCTTTTAATTTCTATTGCTTTTTTTGCGCAAAGAGAAAAAGTAGAATACTTACCTACTTTCGATCAAAGAAAAATACATTATGGTTTTTATCTTGGTTTAAATCAGAATGATTTTAAATACAGTTTAAATAACGGGACAGAAACAACCTTAGATATTAAATCAACTATGGGCTTTAATGTAGGTCTAATAGCAGATTTACGTTTACACAAAAATGTAAATTTACGCTTAGAACCAGGTTTAATGACCAATACAAAAGAGATAACCTATATTAACAAGACAGACCCAACATACTCTTTTCCTAATGGAGATACAAGAGAGGTAAACTCTACGTATTTACACATCCCTTTAATCTTTAAATTTAGTACAGACAGATATAAAAACATTAGACCTTACGTATTAGGAGGAGTTTCTTATGACTATAATTTTTCTAGTAATGAACAAGGTAATGATAACTCTGGAGGACAGTTTAGAACAAAAACAAGTAATTATATGTATGAGGTTGGTGTGGGAATAGATATTTACTTATACTACTTTAAATTTTCACCTTCCATACGTGGTGTTTTTGCGTTACCTAGTGAATTAAAAGAAGATAACGCCGGCTCTTTTGGAGGAACTAGTCCATATACATCACCAATAAACTACTTAGCTACTCGTGGTCTTTTTCTAACACTTTCTTTTGAATAA
- a CDS encoding BamA/TamA family outer membrane protein has product MKKLSLSLLFLLLLVSCNSTKHVAEGKNMLTQNYIYVDSVRNKSSDIQKYILQKPNPKFLNLPVGLYFYNIGNPNKPKTPATWGEKNLRSYNFIKNVFSEKQSIAYAKTFIGLNRWFLNYQGPVIVSERKVKNTENNLLTYYKNQGYFKSKVTSEINRDSISKKATVAYRVNRGKPTLLDTINFKIESLVLDSIYKSTKTPSLLKKGNQYNDKTFRNEASRVLKLFRNNGVYNFTESALGFYVDSTRTDNKTNVDFLISGNRLKETNGIYVNTPYKVQKVTEVNVTTDYSFTRKGEPLLDSLKYEGINYLGHRKIKYNPKYLSQSIFLKPGSIYKDTLRNLTRNHLKSLKNFKSTNIKFTPISGTDNELKMDIFLAPIEKFTLGLETEITHSNIREIGSSAKFSITNRNAFRGAELLKLSFLGSYFNSTSGPGWEIGADASLEIPRLIAPFGLNKLVPKEMSPRTLFSIGSSFQKNIGLDRQTFTFLSDYKWQYNAKKTIQLEVLNTQYIQNLNITSYFDIYSSEFSNLDNVAKAYDTANNITTNTNHPLSTNISTQVPKALAFMKTVANDTSFKTTNSDDYNTALNILNRYNIVTSDFLIPVLAYTYTYNNQSNFNDNNFSFFKVRIANSGNALGLLSSKKNTNNKKTLANIPLAQYFKTDLEYKKFWDVGGNSVFGIRTFLGAIIPYDNSDIPFTKSYFAGGSNDIRAWQTYELGPGSRNTGLEFNVGSLKFLTSAEYRFDVVSKLKGALFIDAGNIWDITGSNFVDEESKFNNVSSLKDIAVGSGFGARLDFSFLILRLDVGFKTYEPYLAGNKWLKNYNFANAVYNIGINYPF; this is encoded by the coding sequence ATGAAAAAACTTTCTTTATCCCTTTTATTCTTGCTCCTTTTAGTTTCATGTAATTCTACAAAGCATGTTGCGGAAGGAAAAAACATGCTTACTCAAAATTATATTTATGTAGATAGTGTAAGAAACAAAAGTAGTGATATTCAAAAATACATTTTACAAAAACCCAATCCAAAGTTTTTAAACTTACCCGTTGGCTTGTATTTTTACAATATAGGAAACCCAAACAAACCTAAAACACCTGCTACATGGGGAGAAAAAAACCTACGTTCTTATAATTTTATTAAAAATGTTTTTTCTGAAAAACAAAGTATTGCATACGCCAAAACTTTTATTGGATTAAATAGATGGTTTTTAAATTACCAGGGGCCCGTTATTGTTAGCGAAAGAAAAGTAAAAAACACCGAAAACAACTTGTTAACGTATTACAAAAATCAAGGTTATTTTAAATCGAAAGTAACCTCAGAAATCAATAGAGATTCAATTAGTAAAAAAGCGACTGTAGCATATAGAGTAAATAGAGGAAAACCAACACTGTTAGATACTATCAATTTTAAAATAGAGTCTCTAGTATTAGATTCTATTTATAAAAGCACCAAGACTCCATCACTCTTAAAAAAAGGAAATCAATATAATGATAAAACCTTTAGAAATGAAGCAAGCAGGGTTTTAAAGCTATTTAGAAATAATGGTGTCTATAATTTTACAGAATCTGCTTTGGGGTTTTATGTAGACTCTACAAGAACCGATAACAAAACAAATGTAGATTTCTTAATTTCTGGAAATAGACTAAAAGAAACAAACGGAATCTATGTAAATACTCCTTATAAAGTACAAAAAGTAACGGAAGTAAATGTTACTACAGATTATTCTTTTACAAGAAAAGGAGAACCACTATTAGACTCTTTAAAGTACGAAGGAATTAACTATTTAGGTCATAGAAAAATTAAATACAACCCAAAATACTTATCACAATCAATATTTTTAAAACCAGGAAGTATTTACAAAGACACCTTAAGAAATTTAACAAGAAATCATTTAAAATCGCTTAAAAATTTTAAATCTACCAATATCAAATTCACTCCAATTTCAGGAACTGATAATGAACTAAAAATGGATATCTTTTTAGCACCTATAGAAAAATTTACGTTAGGATTAGAAACAGAAATAACACATTCTAACATTAGAGAAATTGGTTCTTCTGCAAAGTTTTCTATCACTAATAGAAATGCATTTAGAGGAGCAGAATTACTAAAATTATCATTTTTAGGATCTTACTTTAACTCTACCAGTGGACCTGGTTGGGAAATTGGTGCTGATGCTTCTTTAGAAATACCAAGGCTTATTGCCCCTTTTGGTCTAAATAAATTGGTTCCTAAAGAAATGTCTCCAAGAACCTTGTTTTCTATTGGATCTAGTTTTCAAAAAAACATAGGTTTAGACAGGCAAACATTTACATTTTTGTCTGATTACAAATGGCAGTATAACGCAAAAAAAACAATTCAATTAGAAGTTTTAAACACGCAATACATACAAAACTTAAACATTACTAGCTATTTTGATATTTACAGCTCAGAGTTTTCAAATTTAGATAACGTAGCAAAAGCTTACGATACTGCAAATAATATTACTACCAACACTAACCACCCACTTTCTACCAACATATCTACTCAAGTACCAAAAGCATTGGCTTTTATGAAAACAGTAGCGAATGACACTAGCTTTAAAACAACAAACTCAGATGATTATAATACTGCATTAAATATTTTAAATAGGTACAATATAGTAACATCAGATTTCTTAATACCCGTTTTAGCATACACATATACCTACAATAATCAATCTAATTTTAATGACAATAATTTCTCATTCTTTAAAGTAAGAATTGCAAATTCTGGAAATGCCTTAGGCTTACTATCAAGCAAAAAAAATACAAATAACAAAAAAACACTTGCAAACATACCTCTAGCTCAATATTTTAAAACAGATTTAGAGTACAAGAAATTTTGGGATGTAGGCGGAAACTCCGTTTTTGGAATTAGAACTTTCTTAGGAGCAATTATTCCTTATGACAATTCTGATATCCCTTTTACAAAAAGTTATTTTGCCGGAGGATCTAATGATATTAGAGCTTGGCAAACTTATGAATTAGGACCTGGAAGCAGAAATACTGGTCTAGAATTTAATGTAGGAAGCCTTAAATTTTTAACCAGTGCAGAATACAGATTTGATGTAGTTAGCAAATTAAAAGGAGCTTTATTTATTGATGCTGGTAATATTTGGGACATTACTGGTTCTAACTTTGTAGATGAAGAGTCTAAATTTAATAATGTATCATCTCTAAAAGATATTGCCGTAGGTTCTGGTTTTGGAGCAAGATTAGATTTTAGTTTTTTAATTTTACGTTTAGATGTTGGTTTTAAAACTTACGAGCCATATTTAGCTGGTAACAAATGGCTTAAAAACTACAACTTTGCCAATGCTGTTTATAATATAGGTATTAACTACCCTTTCTAA